In one window of Mus caroli unplaced genomic scaffold, CAROLI_EIJ_v1.1 scaffold_13630_1, whole genome shotgun sequence DNA:
- the LOC110288449 gene encoding vomeronasal type-1 receptor 4-like produces the protein MKMDPGNFAIETFLFCQITVGMFGNSSILFYYIILIFTEKHLTPKDLIIEHLTFANYLTVILRGFPQTMAYFGFKNFLDDMGCKLIVYISRITRGMSLYAMCLLSCFQAITISPNNSKWIKLKYRATKYIGPSCSVSWLVHLLLNILTPLRVSGPNYKKNATNRLSYGYCSLFASDSVATTLYISLVCFSDVFCLGLMACSSISMVSILYRHKRQVKHIHSAQHFLKVSPEDRATQTILILLCTFVISYSFSSIVAIIRTYLKYPVIWGVNIFTSLEIFFPIFCPFVLITNMKSSSNLFLLCLGKR, from the coding sequence ATGAAAATGGATCCTGGAAATTTTGCAATAGAAACTTTTCTCTTCTGCCAGATTACAGTGGGAATGTTTGGCAATTCCTCAAtcctattttattatattattttgatatttacaGAAAAGCATTTAACGCCCAAAGACCTGATTATAGAGCACTTGACTTTCGCCAACTACTTGACTGTCATCTTAAGAGGGTTTCCTCAGACAATGGCATATTTTGGGTTTAAGAATTTCCTAGATGACATGGGATGTAAATTAATAGTGTATATTTCCCGAATAACAAGGGGGATGTCTCTTTATGCTATGTGCCTACTGAGTTGTTTCCAAGCAATCACCATCAGTCCCAATAACTCCAAGTGGATAAAGCTTAAATACAGAGCAACCAAGTACATTGGTCCCTCCTGCTCAGTCAGTTGGCTTGTGCACCTGCTTCTAAACATCTTGACTCCACTAAGAGTATCAGGCCCCAATTACAAGAAAAATGCAACTAACAGGTTGAGTTATGGATACTGCTCATTGTTTGCTTCTGACAGTGTGGCAACTACATTGTATATATCTTTAGTGTGCTTCTCTGATGTCTTCTGTCTGGGTCTCATGGCCTGCTCAAGTATCTCCATGGTGAGTATTCTCTACAGACATAAAAGACAAGTCAAGCATATTCACAGTGCTCAACACTTTCTGAAAGTCTCACCTGAAGACAGAGCCACCCAAACTATCCTCATCTTGCTGTGCACATTTGTCATCTCTTACTCATTCTCCTCCATTGTGGCTATCATTAGAACCTACTTAAAATATCCAGTGATATGGGgagtaaatatatttacatctCTAGAAATATTCTTTCCCATATTTTGCCCCTTTGTTCTCATCACCAATATGAAATCTAGTTCCAATCTGTTTTTACTCTGCTTAGGTAAGAGATAA